A single region of the Paenibacillus sp. genome encodes:
- a CDS encoding NlpC/P60 family protein codes for MMRLWKTTSLALAVALAVTACGAGANEGGPARGTEGGVSALGAAGARTPMSTARERAGDARKGGPLIDADDPRSPFPTLPVRPLNAGNGAGFGALQTQTVDRHRPVTLSYVRDGGEKYVSLDQLVKLMQFEHYETDAQGAREIGDKDVQFRLTPGSTQAEAEGEPFQLPAAPKMINGSLMIPVSSVLDLFDEELVAEPGKTGLLIYPSDTTVEGDPEGEDADVDPSLDFADDPNDPFKGEDAEGAFAGGEALAPALPSLEAAAADPEAVPALKNININALLRTANRYMGVKYKFGAKPYPRTNRFDCSSFTQYVYGKYGIDLPRTSRAQARVGRTVSRKSLRKGDLLFFYVPGRFKTNKTVGHVGIYLGGGKMIHANSAPKNGVQIGSINKAYWKRTFIRAKRVAY; via the coding sequence ATGATGCGCCTTTGGAAAACGACGTCGCTCGCGCTGGCGGTCGCCTTGGCGGTGACGGCTTGCGGCGCGGGAGCGAACGAGGGCGGCCCGGCGAGGGGGACGGAAGGCGGCGTCTCGGCGCTCGGCGCGGCGGGAGCTCGCACGCCGATGTCGACGGCCCGGGAGCGCGCCGGCGACGCGCGGAAGGGCGGGCCGCTGATCGACGCCGACGATCCGCGATCGCCGTTCCCGACGCTGCCGGTTCGCCCGCTCAACGCGGGGAACGGGGCGGGGTTCGGCGCGCTGCAGACGCAAACCGTCGATCGACATCGGCCGGTGACGTTGTCTTACGTAAGAGACGGCGGAGAAAAGTATGTTTCTTTGGATCAGCTCGTCAAGCTGATGCAGTTCGAGCATTACGAGACGGACGCGCAGGGAGCGCGCGAGATCGGCGACAAGGACGTGCAGTTCCGGTTGACGCCGGGCAGCACGCAGGCCGAGGCGGAGGGCGAACCGTTCCAGCTGCCGGCCGCGCCGAAAATGATTAACGGCTCGCTGATGATCCCGGTGTCGAGCGTGCTCGACCTATTCGACGAGGAACTGGTGGCCGAGCCCGGGAAAACCGGCCTCCTCATCTATCCGTCGGATACGACGGTCGAAGGAGACCCGGAGGGAGAAGACGCGGACGTCGATCCGTCGCTCGATTTCGCCGACGATCCGAACGATCCGTTCAAAGGGGAAGACGCGGAAGGCGCGTTCGCGGGCGGAGAAGCGCTGGCGCCCGCGCTGCCGTCGCTCGAGGCGGCCGCGGCGGACCCGGAGGCCGTGCCGGCGCTCAAAAACATCAACATCAACGCGCTGCTGCGGACGGCGAATCGGTATATGGGCGTGAAATACAAGTTCGGCGCCAAACCGTACCCGCGAACGAACCGGTTCGACTGCTCCTCCTTCACGCAATACGTATACGGCAAATACGGCATCGACCTGCCGCGGACGTCCCGGGCGCAGGCTCGCGTCGGCAGGACGGTATCGCGCAAAAGCTTGCGCAAGGGCGATCTGCTGTTTTTCTACGTGCCGGGCCGGTTTAAGACGAACAAGACGGTCGGGCATGTGGGGATCTACCTCGGCGGCGGCAAAATGATCCACGCGAACTCGGCGCCGAAGAACGGCGTTCAGATCGGCAGCATCAACAAAGCTTATTGGAAAAGGACGTTCATTCGGGCGAAGCGAGTCGCGTATTGA
- the yfkAB gene encoding radical SAM/CxCxxxxC motif protein YfkAB — protein MNVQRLLDPWDPIRSLERYGRHVLTSVEFTVTNLCNMRCEHCAVGDALVQKEGPRIPLETVLKRLDEVERLETISVTGGEPSYDAESMRDYIVPLLQYAKSRGVRTQINTNLTLDFGRYETLAPYIDVFHISYNYLGPEDFHRIGFANAGRSIGLETASRMYDRMIENARKLADGGAFVSAESMINYRTHQSIADIHRHVVEMGCRRHEVHPMYPSAFASKLPMLPIDDLRAAVKTLLDARDRSVWMLFGTLPFFACSQSPEDRELVRRLAAEPNVTVRNDPDGRNRLNVNTFTGDVTVTDFSDVPPVGNVQNDSLDELFDRWTEHPLQRKVSCHCPAANCCGPNLLVADMYYRDVDFLQRKAIL, from the coding sequence ATGAACGTACAACGATTGCTAGACCCTTGGGATCCGATCCGTTCGTTGGAACGGTACGGCAGACATGTGCTCACGAGCGTGGAATTTACCGTTACGAATTTATGCAATATGCGCTGCGAGCATTGCGCCGTCGGCGACGCGCTGGTGCAGAAGGAAGGCCCGCGCATTCCGCTTGAGACGGTGCTGAAGCGGCTTGACGAAGTCGAGCGGCTCGAGACGATCAGCGTCACCGGCGGCGAACCGTCGTACGACGCGGAATCGATGCGAGATTATATCGTGCCGCTGCTGCAGTACGCGAAGAGCCGCGGCGTCCGCACGCAAATCAATACGAATCTGACGCTCGATTTCGGTCGGTACGAGACGCTTGCTCCTTATATCGACGTGTTCCACATTTCGTATAACTATTTGGGCCCGGAAGATTTCCACCGGATCGGCTTCGCGAACGCCGGCCGCTCGATCGGGCTCGAAACTGCTTCGCGCATGTACGACCGCATGATCGAGAACGCGCGCAAGCTCGCGGACGGGGGCGCGTTCGTCTCCGCCGAATCGATGATCAACTACCGGACGCATCAGTCCATCGCGGACATTCACCGCCATGTCGTCGAGATGGGCTGCCGCCGGCACGAGGTGCACCCGATGTACCCGAGCGCTTTCGCGTCGAAGCTGCCGATGCTGCCGATCGACGATCTGCGGGCCGCCGTGAAGACGCTGCTCGACGCGCGGGACCGTTCGGTCTGGATGCTGTTCGGGACGCTGCCGTTCTTCGCTTGCAGTCAGAGCCCGGAGGACCGGGAGCTCGTGCGGCGGCTCGCGGCCGAGCCGAACGTCACCGTCCGCAACGATCCGGACGGCCGCAACCGGCTCAACGTCAATACGTTCACGGGCGACGTCACCGTGACCGACTTCTCCGACGTGCCGCCGGTCGGCAACGTGCAGAACGATTCGCTTGACGAGCTGTTCGATCGATGGACCGAGCATCCGCTGCAGCGCAAGGTGAGCTGCCATTGCCCGGCGGCGAACTGCTGCGGTCCGAATCTGCTGGTCGCCGATATGTATTACCGCGACGTCGATTTTTTGCAGCGCAAGGCAATTTTATAG
- a CDS encoding HD-GYP domain-containing protein, with protein sequence MLLLPVQLCKPGMRLGKAIFSDDGLVLLGARMELTESMLARLERFGIRFIYVEDERTEDLVFRDIVSQETRARAVNEVRTQFRHLMDNAMRKRSVNGLQLGRAFRSVIDMILDDITASSDAMLMLVNIHASDHYLFQHSVNVCIYSSILGQAYGYGRSELYTLALGALLHDIGKTALPQDVLLKPSRLTQEEFELIKTHTTVGFKMLKDEPNVPLLSAHIALQHHERLDGTGYPRGIAGSEIQEYAQWVALADSYDAMTTHRVYRNAMLPHEAMERLYAGAGTLYDLSKIEMFRDKVAIYPIGMLVGLNGGEIGVVVDVNAVSPQRPVVRVLYDGEGRRVAPYEVDLSKSLTVYIQDVNVSFPEISA encoded by the coding sequence ATGCTTTTATTGCCAGTGCAGTTGTGTAAGCCGGGCATGCGGCTCGGGAAGGCGATCTTCAGCGACGACGGGCTCGTCCTGCTGGGGGCGCGCATGGAGCTGACGGAATCGATGCTGGCCCGGCTCGAGAGGTTCGGCATCCGTTTCATATATGTAGAGGATGAGCGTACGGAGGATTTGGTGTTCCGGGACATCGTCTCCCAAGAAACGAGGGCTCGCGCGGTCAACGAAGTGCGGACGCAATTCCGCCATCTCATGGACAACGCGATGCGGAAGCGCTCCGTCAACGGGCTGCAGCTCGGACGCGCGTTCCGCTCCGTCATCGACATGATTTTGGACGACATCACCGCTAGCAGCGACGCGATGCTGATGCTCGTCAACATTCACGCCTCGGACCATTATTTGTTCCAGCATTCCGTGAACGTCTGCATTTATTCATCCATTCTCGGGCAAGCGTACGGTTACGGACGGAGCGAGCTGTACACCCTTGCGCTGGGCGCGCTGCTCCACGACATCGGCAAAACGGCGCTCCCGCAGGACGTGTTGCTGAAGCCCTCCCGTTTGACGCAGGAAGAGTTCGAACTGATCAAGACGCACACGACGGTCGGCTTCAAAATGCTGAAGGACGAGCCCAACGTGCCGCTATTGTCGGCTCATATCGCCCTGCAGCATCACGAGCGGCTGGACGGCACGGGTTATCCCCGGGGCATCGCGGGCAGCGAGATCCAAGAGTACGCCCAATGGGTCGCGCTCGCGGATTCGTACGACGCCATGACGACGCACCGGGTATACCGGAACGCGATGCTGCCGCACGAAGCGATGGAGCGGCTGTACGCCGGCGCGGGCACGCTGTACGACTTGTCCAAAATCGAAATGTTCCGCGATAAAGTCGCCATCTACCCGATCGGGATGCTCGTCGGTCTGAACGGGGGCGAAATCGGCGTCGTCGTCGACGTGAACGCGGTCTCGCCGCAGCGGCCGGTCGTTCGGGTGCTGTACGACGGGGAAGGGCGCCGCGTCGCGCCGTACGAAGTGGATTTATCCAAATCGCTGACCGTTTATATCCAAGACGTGAACGTCTCGTTCCCCGAAATCAGCGCGTAA
- a CDS encoding bifunctional UDP-sugar hydrolase/5'-nucleotidase, giving the protein MNDRIEFVILHTNDLHSVFESMPRIRSFFEAYEREQPPERLLRFDIGDHMDRVRLETEGTMGEANIDVMNATGYDAAVPGNNEGLTFSAETLGTLYGRAAFPTVVANLRPAAGSAAGAWIRPRHVLVREGIRFGIFGLTAAYNDFYKELGWEATDPYAAAREQVERLRREEAADVVVALSHLGLMHDRLLAETVPGIDLILGGHTHHLMTELERIGDTYIGAAGKFGTHVGVARLHVDRRTRRVAHCAGGAEDVSDAKPDPAIAGTIARHAAAAAAAMNRVVARLPRPLDAAEDRESPLGNLLAMALRRHCGAEIGVVNAGQLLGGLPSGDVTAAAVHAICPHPINPCVMLLRGASLRRAIEQSLDAERRGMTVRGFGFRGKVLGALCLDGVEVDVARAGGDARVSAVRVGGEPLDDDRLYRVGTIDMFTFKVGYESMAEGEQIVYHLPEFIRDLLAGALSSPMAEKWIAEAERPRYRPAD; this is encoded by the coding sequence ATGAACGATAGGATCGAGTTCGTAATTTTGCACACGAATGATCTGCACAGCGTATTCGAGTCGATGCCGCGCATTCGTTCGTTCTTCGAAGCCTATGAACGGGAGCAGCCGCCGGAGCGGCTGCTCCGTTTCGATATCGGCGATCACATGGATCGAGTGCGCCTCGAAACCGAGGGAACGATGGGCGAAGCGAACATCGACGTGATGAACGCGACCGGCTACGACGCGGCCGTGCCGGGCAACAACGAGGGGCTGACGTTCTCGGCGGAGACGCTGGGGACGTTGTACGGGCGCGCCGCCTTCCCGACGGTCGTCGCCAATTTGCGGCCCGCGGCCGGTTCGGCCGCGGGGGCGTGGATCCGCCCGCGGCACGTCCTCGTGCGCGAGGGCATCCGGTTCGGCATTTTCGGCTTGACCGCGGCGTACAACGATTTCTACAAGGAGCTCGGCTGGGAGGCGACGGATCCGTACGCGGCGGCGCGGGAGCAGGTGGAGCGGCTGCGGCGGGAGGAAGCGGCGGACGTCGTCGTCGCGCTCAGCCACCTGGGCTTGATGCACGATCGCTTGCTGGCGGAGACGGTGCCGGGGATCGACCTCATTCTGGGCGGGCATACGCATCATTTGATGACGGAGCTGGAGCGGATCGGCGATACATATATCGGGGCTGCCGGGAAGTTCGGCACGCACGTCGGCGTCGCCCGCCTGCACGTCGATCGGCGGACGCGGCGCGTGGCGCACTGCGCCGGCGGGGCGGAGGACGTGTCGGACGCGAAGCCGGATCCGGCGATCGCGGGGACGATCGCCCGGCACGCCGCGGCGGCCGCCGCGGCGATGAACCGGGTCGTGGCGCGGCTTCCTCGGCCGCTCGACGCCGCGGAGGATCGGGAATCGCCGCTCGGCAATTTGCTGGCGATGGCGCTGCGCCGCCACTGCGGCGCCGAGATCGGCGTCGTCAACGCCGGGCAGCTGCTCGGCGGCTTGCCGAGCGGCGACGTGACCGCGGCGGCGGTGCACGCGATCTGCCCGCATCCGATCAACCCGTGCGTCATGCTGCTGCGCGGCGCGTCGCTGCGGCGGGCGATCGAGCAATCGCTCGACGCGGAGCGCCGCGGGATGACGGTGCGCGGCTTCGGCTTCCGCGGCAAAGTGCTCGGCGCGCTCTGCTTGGACGGCGTCGAGGTGGACGTCGCGCGCGCCGGCGGGGATGCCCGCGTGTCGGCGGTCCGCGTCGGCGGCGAGCCGCTCGACGACGACCGGCTGTACCGCGTCGGCACGATCGACATGTTTACGTTCAAGGTCGGTTACGAATCGATGGCGGAAGGGGAACAAATCGTGTACCACCTTCCGGAATTTATAAGGGATTTGCTGGCGGGGGCGCTCTCCTCGCCGATGGCGGAGAAGTGGATCGCGGAAGCCGAGCGGCCGAGATATCGGCCGGCCGACTGA